From the Conger conger chromosome 13, fConCon1.1, whole genome shotgun sequence genome, the window ACACACTAAAAACTGGTGcacaaacaatttttttgtaCTGTAATGATGAATGGATAAAGCCGAAATGAACTGATCGCTAGTACTTACGAGAACAGACATACTTTGACCGAAGGCACGTATTACTGTCTGAACACAAATTGGTCTCTTCACTGAAACAGTCAAAACGGTCTGAAGAGGGAAGATTCAGAGAAGTCATGTATTATATGATTTAATATGTTAGATACTTGATGTTACCATAGTGCTGGGGTAATTTTGTGTTTTACCTTCGCATAGCTTTCCAGGGTTGGAGGGGTTAGGATCAATCAGACCGTCGTGGCATTGGCATCCATATCTGCCAGAATCAATGACTGTGCACTCCGCAAGAGAggaacacacaccttcacagtTATCTTTCCCTGGAGAAAACACAGATAACTCGTCAGATCGCATAGCTTTAATTTGACCTCTCTCAAATTGATAATTTCTATACTACTGTATAGCATGCACTAaagtaattacattattggcatttggcagacgctcttatccagagtgacatacagttgattagactaagcaggagacaatcctcccctggagcaatgcagggctaagggcctcaagggcccaacggctatgcagatcttattgtggctacacctggattagaaccaccgaccttgcatgtcttagtcatttaccgtaaccactacgctacaggccgcccctgaagTAATATGCGATACTACCATACTATTATTCTATGTGCAAATAATTGTATCTCTGACTGTACTTATTGCttgaatttgttttgtgtttttcctttcGATTGGGTTTGATTCAGTTGTATGTCACAACTGTAATGAGCACAAACAGAATCCATATTACTGGATGCATTCAAACAATATGAGCAGTCACTGACGGCACTATTCTCCAGTCATTAgacttattatatttattttcattcattcattttttaccaCTAGTGGTTTGGTGAGATGTTGGGGAGATTGTTGTCAGAAAACTTcctgaaaacaaagaaacaaagatagAGATATCACaatcaataaatatatataataaatataataaatataagaaaagttataattatgaataaacACAGGCCGCACTGCAAACCAGAGGTAAGTGCAATCAGGGCAGGACAGCGGAGTGGCTTTCTTACTTTGACAGTCAGTTCCAGGGAGATTTGGGTTCTGGTCTACGAACCCCCCATTACACTCGCATGTGTATGAAGGCCCAATTTTTTGGCAAGTGCCATTTTCTGAGCACAGATCAttccctctgtcacacacatcTGCCTCTGAAATAGACCAGCAGAATTGTGTCAATTTCTCTGTCAAAGACATATAATAGTGGGCAGTGTCATTACGTGtcaattgtgaaaataaaatgagttgTCCAGTAAAGTCAATGTCACAGTATGAAAGGCATTGCATTACAGAGCAAaataagtttattattattcatatctaGTGATCATGTTCAAGGTAGACCTACCACTGGTGGTTGTTTGTTCCAAATCAACATCGAGTGACGATGTGTTCAAggcattaattatatttttttcaacagcGGATGTCTGCAGGCCGATCTCGACATCCGTGAGTAAATCAAAATCGATAATCACGCTTCCTTCCCGGATTTGTGTCACAATGACCCTCATTTCCTTTCTTTGAATAAAATCCTGGTATTCTCTGGGAAGGTTTTTTATGACCTACAACAGGAggatgaaaacaaatatttccaaTGGACGATAAACATCCAGATAAAACAAGTATATTACGGTACTACTTATAGCAGAGTGGTAAGACAACTTTACCTCCTCTTTGAAATGTGAGGCAAGTTCTTGAAATTCTTGGCTTGATTGGTTTTGATATTCAGCACGAAAGTTAATGCTTGGAATTCTGGTGGTGGACTCATAGATATTTGCAactagagagaaaaaaatgtatttgttggaAAAAGTACAGACATGAATTGATTTTACCGCAGATATTTCTATTGCATAGATTGGTATTGCATTGTAGTTTAATCAATAATCAAACTGCagggaaaacatttttctctATCTACAACACGGGTGTCAAACAGGGGTCCTAAATGGTCACAGTGTTTGCAGGTTTCTGAATTTGGGTTTCAATCACAGTTTAGCCCTGGGGAACAAGGTGTTATCACCTTGAATTAATCATTCACTGTTGCTGACCAAAACATTTGcatgcattgaaaaaaaaatgtttttaagttCTGTGCAGTACAAACCTGTGGTGATTTTCCTCATAAATTCTTCCTTATTACTGCATGAAAAATATTCTATAATGAGAGTGTATGTTACGCCTGGAAGCAGATCTGTAAATCCTGTTTTCTTCTCAGTTGACTCATGAATGATATCACTCGTGTTGGAGCCCTGTCTGAGCCTCACAGTGTATTTCATCTCCGGTCTAAGATTGTTCCCACTCCAGCTCACATTAATCTCCTTGCTAGTTAATCCATCAATCCTGATATGAGTCACTCTGCTGCCCTCtagaaagaaaaagaatgacAACAAATAATTCagcacagaaatattttttttcaattacaaCAATAATGCACAATATAGATTATATTGAAATAACATGCAAATAGTTTAAAACTACATCTTCCCAAACAACTTAAAGGGAAAGACAGCACTCCCACAGATGGTACCTTGGAAAGTCTAATTTCTCCTTTTTATAAAAGGGAGTGTTTTTACGTTCTTTAAGCCTTTGGCCAAGTGATACTGTATGTGGACACCTATTGCATTAAGATCTTACACCTTGGCtgattgtttttgctttgtacTGTAAATTGTATATTCAGTCTGTTTAATTAGTTCATGCAAAAAACAGACTTCAGTGGTGATAATCAGTAAAATGGATTAAAATAGTTTGTTGGGGATTAATGAATATATAATGATTTGAAAATCAAATGTACATATTGTTTTGGTATGGTCCACTCCATGCCTACTTAATTAAACCACATATTGTCTACATAAAATAGGAATTAACATTAGAATCAAAACATTAGAACCAAACTTACCACATGATGTAGTGGCAGCAACAGTTGTTTTCTTAGTTGTGACATGAGTTGGTGTGATAGATGTTCTTGTAGTTACTTTTGTGGTAACTGTTGGAGTGTTTTTTGATGAGGACATATGACTACCAGTCGGGGAAATGGTAGTCATTACAACTGTTGTAGCTGAGGGTTTGTTGATGTTTGATGAAGAAATGAAAGTTCCTGTTGTAATCGTGCTGAATGAACTTGCTGAACTGGCTTTCAAGGTTTGTTCGGTATTGACGACAGTTGACTCTGGCTGCTTTGTGACATTAACTTCAGAATGTGCAGATGTTTCACTACTTGTGGATAAAAAAGCTGTTGAAGATGACTGGGAATATACAGATGAATCAGCAGAGGAAGTGGTCATCTCGGATGTCATAACCAGGTTTG encodes:
- the LOC133108188 gene encoding mucin-2-like; translation: MTSVEVSNTVAESTTLSSTPMSQPQTSEQISNSNPAMTETQRETTITTELSTVETTFLDSTAVNNSTSALPTVILQSSSTLAVTSNVEKSTETSDITSTQSDISTTESSELPTTYSTAEPSFSTFFSSASTNSDITTEESVPSSTAETTNTVSSITTEDLTESSSTSDRTTFPISPSLSSTGGTETISNHVPTTTSSDYTALPILQSTTDTSTGFPTEKSSSSTSATAFEISETTAQTLPMTSVEVSNTVAESTSLSSRPTDQPDTTVQFSPTNLVMTSEMTTSSADSSVYSQSSSTAFLSTSSETSAHSEVNVTKQPESTVVNTEQTLKASSASSFSTITTGTFISSSNINKPSATTVVMTTISPTGSHMSSSKNTPTVTTKVTTRTSITPTHVTTKKTTVAATTSCEGSRVTHIRIDGLTSKEINVSWSGNNLRPEMKYTVRLRQGSNTSDIIHESTEKKTGFTDLLPGVTYTLIIEYFSCSNKEEFMRKITTVANIYESTTRIPSINFRAEYQNQSSQEFQELASHFKEEVIKNLPREYQDFIQRKEMRVIVTQIREGSVIIDFDLLTDVEIGLQTSAVEKNIINALNTSSLDVDLEQTTTSEADVCDRGNDLCSENGTCQKIGPSYTCECNGGFVDQNPNLPGTDCQRSFLTTISPTSHQTTSGKDNCEGVCSSLAECTVIDSGRYGCQCHDGLIDPNPSNPGKLCEDRFDCFSEETNLCSDSNTCLRSKYVCSRKNLFKAVAELKSWQFRPALYNTESQDWINVSTQFTVTVISKMRGVLEDESFDLSVVGFKRGSVVVRTVFGFNDGSHLDASTLETALQDVVRANLDRLALVTVEGIPAEENSGGRWRVTTIVLGVLLGAVLLAIAAAGLGFAVRRGLNRRNSYEVQQPKDSPNKVPAGTFGNYVCQEV